One Geminocystis sp. M7585_C2015_104 DNA window includes the following coding sequences:
- a CDS encoding biopolymer transporter ExbD: MTTLSHSPLGDSPDAAKRTAHANGKSAVKPFKLWQDIQGQEVRIEIVPMIDVIFCILTFFILAAVGFSRQQAITLNLPKAATGTPQMREMLVVSLDSRGQLYLEKQPVTRVQLYSAIKNYHSLNPNGLMVLHASKDALYSQVVEVLDMLKEVGGDRVALATLPGKSQKPPETTSTPGVNPFLPTPHPSSPTPLPPP; encoded by the coding sequence GCTAAAAGGACAGCCCATGCCAATGGTAAATCCGCGGTAAAACCTTTTAAACTGTGGCAGGATATTCAGGGCCAAGAGGTGCGGATTGAAATCGTACCAATGATTGATGTGATTTTCTGTATTCTAACCTTTTTTATCCTGGCGGCAGTTGGTTTTTCCCGTCAGCAGGCCATAACCTTAAATTTGCCAAAGGCGGCCACTGGTACCCCACAGATGCGGGAAATGCTGGTGGTGAGTTTGGACAGTAGAGGACAGTTATATCTGGAAAAGCAACCCGTTACCAGGGTACAGTTGTATAGTGCCATTAAGAACTATCATAGTCTCAATCCCAATGGTTTAATGGTCCTACATGCCTCCAAGGATGCCCTCTATAGTCAGGTGGTGGAGGTGTTAGACATGCTCAAAGAGGTGGGGGGCGATCGTGTTGCTTTGGCCACCCTGCCAGGTAAATCCCAAAAACCCCCGGAAACAACTTCCACTCCCGGCGTTAATCCCTTCTTACCCACACCCCACCCTTCTAGTCCTACCCCTCTCCCCCCTCCCTAG
- a CDS encoding zinc-dependent alcohol dehydrogenase family protein, which produces MQAVVMTKPGDVGVLELREIPRPEIESPTQILVRLKAAGVNPIDTKIRRRGTFYPEETTPAVLGCDGAGIVEAVGESVTKFKVGDEVYFCQGGLGKANTGNYAQYAVVEQDYVAHKPKSLSFEEAAAAPLVLITAWESLYDRVGLTSEQKVLIHAGAGGVGHVAIQLAKLRGASVATTVSNPDKERLVRKLGADHPILYRQQNFINAIMEWTRGEGVDVAFDTVGGKTFFDTCEAVRVYGDLVTILEPDFSLGSLKIARNRNLRISLELMLTPALMSLPSALKHQCSILEQCARWFDEGKLSIHLSHTFPLEKVALAHQMIEGGSVTGKIALVIP; this is translated from the coding sequence ATGCAGGCAGTAGTAATGACTAAACCAGGGGATGTAGGCGTGTTAGAATTGCGGGAAATCCCACGCCCAGAAATAGAATCCCCCACCCAAATACTAGTGCGTCTGAAGGCGGCAGGAGTTAACCCCATTGATACCAAAATCCGTCGTCGGGGCACTTTTTATCCAGAAGAAACCACACCGGCAGTATTGGGATGCGATGGGGCAGGTATAGTAGAAGCAGTAGGAGAAAGTGTGACAAAATTCAAGGTGGGAGACGAGGTGTATTTCTGTCAGGGTGGATTAGGAAAGGCGAATACTGGCAATTATGCACAATATGCCGTAGTAGAGCAAGATTACGTGGCTCACAAACCAAAATCCCTATCATTTGAAGAGGCGGCAGCAGCCCCTCTGGTGTTGATCACCGCCTGGGAATCATTGTATGATAGGGTCGGGCTGACATCGGAACAAAAGGTGTTAATCCACGCTGGTGCGGGAGGAGTGGGGCATGTGGCAATTCAACTAGCCAAGCTGAGAGGTGCCTCTGTAGCCACCACCGTCAGCAATCCTGACAAAGAAAGACTGGTGAGAAAACTAGGTGCCGACCACCCCATTTTATACCGTCAACAGAATTTTATCAATGCCATAATGGAATGGACAAGGGGGGAGGGAGTGGATGTGGCTTTTGATACAGTGGGAGGCAAAACCTTCTTTGACACCTGTGAGGCGGTGAGGGTATATGGAGACTTGGTAACTATTTTAGAACCAGACTTTAGCCTAGGCAGCTTGAAAATAGCCCGCAACCGCAATCTGCGTATCAGTCTGGAGTTAATGCTGACACCGGCATTGATGAGTTTGCCCTCAGCTCTGAAACATCAGTGTAGCATACTAGAACAGTGTGCCCGTTGGTTTGATGAGGGGAAACTAAGTATACACCTGTCACACACCTTCCCTCTGGAGAAAGTTGCCCTTGCCCATCAGATGATTGAGGGAGGTTCTGTAACTGGTAAAATTGCCTTAGTTATCCCTTAA
- a CDS encoding rhodanese-like domain-containing protein, which produces MTSSTIVEKIIAISPQQLQKRLSSGGVTLVDVRELSEYQQAHIPGAILKPSSTLSDSDIQQLLQWENLVLYCRSGRRSRQVAEKLVSLGKQCVFDLQGGIIAWQEANLPVE; this is translated from the coding sequence ATGACATCCTCTACAATAGTGGAGAAGATAATTGCCATCTCCCCCCAACAGTTACAAAAAAGACTCTCTAGCGGGGGAGTAACTCTGGTAGATGTAAGGGAGTTGTCGGAATATCAACAAGCACACATTCCTGGTGCCATCCTCAAACCCTCCTCTACCTTGAGCGATTCTGATATCCAACAACTGTTACAATGGGAGAATCTGGTGCTTTATTGTCGCTCTGGCAGACGTTCTCGTCAAGTGGCGGAAAAATTAGTTTCCCTCGGTAAACAATGTGTATTTGATTTACAGGGGGGGATAATAGCCTGGCAGGAGGCTAATCTTCCAGTAGAATAA
- a CDS encoding sulfite exporter TauE/SafE family protein, which translates to MRYTFALLLAILVGLSLGLIGGGGSILAVPILKYVVGVTAKEAIAMSLFIVGIVSVVGLIPHWQQGNVNLPVAMTFIPPAMVGAFLGAKLSRLPFITDTIQMGCFGVVMALASFFMIKKSNSQKTGNADKNPPLSEKPPTVVKKIVLTIFQGLGVGILTGFVGVGGGFLIIPSLVLIGGIPMKEAVGTSLLIIATNAFSGFLGYWGQVALNWTIMISFSLAASCGIVFGANLAKKIQAKSLQKAFGYFVLAVAIFVLIAR; encoded by the coding sequence ATGCGTTATACTTTTGCCTTACTCCTTGCCATTCTTGTTGGTTTAAGTCTGGGGTTAATAGGTGGCGGTGGCTCCATTTTGGCTGTGCCGATACTTAAATATGTAGTGGGGGTAACAGCCAAGGAGGCAATAGCCATGAGTCTTTTCATAGTTGGCATCGTCAGTGTGGTGGGATTGATACCTCATTGGCAACAGGGGAATGTGAATCTGCCAGTGGCGATGACCTTTATCCCCCCCGCCATGGTGGGTGCTTTTTTGGGGGCAAAACTTAGCCGACTCCCCTTCATCACCGACACCATTCAAATGGGGTGTTTTGGTGTTGTTATGGCGTTGGCTAGTTTTTTTATGATTAAAAAAAGCAATTCCCAGAAAACTGGCAATGCCGACAAAAACCCCCCCTTATCAGAAAAACCGCCAACTGTGGTGAAGAAAATTGTCCTAACGATTTTTCAGGGGTTGGGTGTAGGGATTCTTACTGGATTTGTGGGGGTTGGTGGTGGTTTTTTAATTATTCCCTCGCTGGTGTTGATTGGCGGCATCCCCATGAAAGAGGCGGTGGGCACCTCTCTTCTCATCATTGCCACCAACGCCTTTAGCGGTTTTCTTGGTTATTGGGGTCAGGTGGCTTTAAACTGGACAATTATGATTTCCTTTTCCCTTGCCGCCAGTTGCGGTATTGTTTTTGGTGCCAATCTTGCCAAAAAAATACAGGCCAAATCCCTCCAAAAAGCTTTCGGCTATTTTGTCTTAGCCGTTGCTATCTTTGTCTTGATCGCCCGATGA
- a CDS encoding carbohydrate porin — protein sequence MLVLESCPAFGTELKGNRVPQLEEDSFEQITSVSQLKDVSSTHWAFEALRNPVERCSCIAGYPNGTFRGNRTPSRYEFAAGLNFCIQAIERLMAKGDKLFQEEIEKLNRLTSEFPSELGARVDKLEGPVAFLENKQFSTTTKLRGNAPYNNASSFPGVKKSNTGVAQDRAVFSYRAPLNFDASFMGKDLLRVRIQGSNSRPLDANSDMVRLSHDTTTGFDNNVNIDNLYYPFPIGDSITAFVGTNAMNIDKVFNVNNLYLESDATGTLVNLLRRNPLSAARKELVVALKSNWENNGI from the coding sequence GTGTTGGTGTTGGAGAGTTGTCCGGCTTTTGGCACGGAATTAAAGGGAAATCGAGTGCCACAGTTAGAAGAAGACTCTTTTGAGCAGATTACCTCTGTTTCCCAGCTAAAAGATGTGTCTTCAACCCACTGGGCCTTTGAGGCGTTAAGAAATCCAGTGGAAAGATGCAGTTGTATAGCGGGGTATCCAAATGGCACCTTCAGAGGGAATCGAACCCCGAGTCGTTATGAGTTTGCCGCGGGCTTGAACTTTTGTATACAGGCCATAGAACGCCTAATGGCAAAAGGTGATAAACTTTTTCAAGAAGAAATTGAAAAATTAAATCGATTAACCAGTGAGTTTCCATCAGAATTAGGAGCAAGGGTAGATAAACTAGAAGGACCTGTAGCCTTCCTGGAAAACAAACAGTTTTCCACCACCACGAAACTGCGGGGGAATGCCCCCTACAACAATGCCTCCAGTTTTCCGGGAGTGAAAAAAAGCAATACAGGAGTAGCTCAAGACAGAGCCGTTTTCTCCTATCGGGCGCCACTGAATTTTGATGCCAGTTTCATGGGCAAAGACTTGCTGCGGGTGCGAATACAGGGTTCAAACTCTCGCCCCCTTGACGCCAACAGTGATATGGTGCGTCTCAGTCATGACACCACCACTGGCTTTGACAACAACGTCAACATAGATAACTTGTATTACCCCTTTCCCATTGGCGATAGCATCACCGCCTTTGTAGGTACTAACGCTATGAATATTGATAAAGTCTTCAATGTCAACAACCTCTATTTAGAAAGTGATGCCACTGGAACCCTTGTTAACCTTTTAAGAAGAAACCCCTTGTCCGCGGCTCGGAAGGAGCTGGTGGTGGCCTTAAAATCAAACTGGGAGAACAATGGCATCTGA
- a CDS encoding iron uptake porin, whose product MEFLPSKNLQLSTAYLYSYGPTGDVNLTSGTGSPIGRNPFGGSWHLADKINIAAWGGYAFVDNPIPRGSKPALTARDDTEMWTWAALLSFLDAGKEGTVLSLAGGMPPKDSRDRDNAHVVELQYSYPINSNILLTPGFYVVVNPQP is encoded by the coding sequence TTGGAGTTTCTCCCCTCCAAGAATTTGCAACTGTCTACCGCCTATCTATATTCTTACGGGCCCACAGGGGATGTCAATCTCACCAGTGGCACTGGCAGCCCCATTGGCCGAAATCCCTTCGGCGGCAGTTGGCATCTGGCAGATAAGATTAATATAGCCGCCTGGGGTGGTTACGCCTTTGTGGACAATCCTATTCCCCGGGGTAGCAAACCCGCCCTGACAGCCAGAGACGACACCGAGATGTGGACTTGGGCTGCCCTCCTCTCCTTCCTAGATGCGGGGAAAGAAGGTACTGTCCTATCCCTCGCCGGTGGCATGCCTCCCAAAGACTCTCGAGACCGCGATAATGCTCATGTAGTTGAACTGCAGTATAGCTACCCCATCAATTCCAATATCCTTCTAACCCCCGGTTTCTATGTGGTGGTAAACCCCCAACCATGA
- a CDS encoding MBL fold metallo-hydrolase — protein MLFRQLFDQDTWTYTYLIADEETKEAALVDPVLEKVERDLQLIRELGLKLVYSIETHVHADHITGTGKLKELTGCKGVVPEKAKVECADIYLKDGEVLKVGSVEIKAIHTPGHTDCHFAYLVNGTHLLTGDALFIRGCGRTDFQSGDAGQLYDSITQKLFTLPDSTLVYPGHDYRGHTVSTIGEEKQYNPRLANKTREEFIDIMNNLNLPNPAKIMEAIPANRQCGNVAAAV, from the coding sequence ATGTTATTCCGTCAGTTGTTTGATCAAGACACTTGGACCTATACCTATCTAATTGCCGACGAAGAAACCAAGGAAGCGGCTTTGGTGGACCCGGTTTTGGAAAAGGTAGAAAGGGATTTACAATTGATTCGGGAATTGGGGTTGAAACTGGTTTATTCTATTGAAACCCACGTGCATGCCGACCATATTACCGGCACTGGGAAATTGAAAGAATTGACTGGCTGCAAGGGAGTAGTACCAGAGAAGGCAAAAGTAGAATGTGCTGATATTTACCTGAAAGATGGGGAAGTATTGAAGGTGGGCAGTGTGGAAATCAAGGCCATCCACACCCCAGGACACACCGACTGTCACTTTGCTTACCTTGTAAATGGTACCCACCTGCTAACGGGAGACGCCTTGTTTATCAGGGGTTGTGGGCGCACTGATTTCCAAAGTGGGGATGCTGGCCAACTCTATGACTCCATCACCCAGAAACTATTTACTCTCCCCGATAGTACTTTAGTCTATCCTGGACATGACTATCGTGGCCACACGGTTTCTACCATTGGCGAGGAGAAACAATATAACCCCAGACTGGCTAACAAAACCAGGGAGGAATTCATTGACATTATGAATAACTTGAATCTGCCCAACCCGGCCAAAATCATGGAGGCTATCCCGGCCAACAGACAGTGTGGCAACGTAGCGGCTGCAGTTTAG
- a CDS encoding FAD-binding oxidoreductase, with protein sequence MENDSFLAILETKLNKPHLDSLTIVDGTKDPRWRDNWVNKDLTNCLPRHLLIPHHKDILSQIVGMAHQQKWRLLPLGNGTKLDWGKLPEKADILVSTSRLDQIVEYAQEDLVITVQSGVKLKDLQQFLVSFGQFLPVDPYNPQEATIGGIVATANTGSWRQRYGGVRDLVLGVSFIRSDGKEAKAGGKVVKNVAGYDLMKLFTGSYGNLGIITEVTFRLYPLPEASKTLFLAGDEEGIRRLQKTVLLSGLTPTAADIVSSFLVDSLDLPKGLGLAIRFQSIPESVKQQAERVKQWGEEINLSVTSFEGETETHLWQQLQQKIYLGVESQRICCKIGILPSEIVKFFSQWQGYGLVNISSGIGYISLPGETTTSQIKQLRQFCQDNGGFLTILSAKASFKQQIDCWGYVGNSLPLQQRLKSEFDAAGVFVNRL encoded by the coding sequence ATGGAAAACGATTCTTTTCTGGCAATTCTTGAAACAAAACTAAACAAACCCCATTTAGACTCCCTAACCATCGTCGACGGGACAAAAGACCCACGGTGGAGAGATAATTGGGTTAATAAAGACTTAACAAACTGTCTTCCCCGCCATTTGCTCATCCCTCACCATAAAGATATCCTATCACAGATAGTGGGAATGGCCCACCAACAAAAATGGCGGTTATTACCCCTTGGCAATGGCACAAAACTAGACTGGGGGAAGCTACCAGAAAAGGCAGATATACTGGTAAGCACTTCCAGACTCGACCAAATAGTAGAATATGCACAGGAAGACTTAGTGATAACCGTACAGTCGGGGGTAAAATTAAAAGACTTACAACAGTTTTTAGTATCCTTTGGCCAATTTTTACCCGTTGACCCTTATAATCCCCAAGAGGCTACTATCGGTGGCATTGTGGCTACAGCTAATACCGGTAGCTGGCGACAACGTTATGGGGGGGTGAGAGATTTGGTGTTAGGAGTCTCTTTCATCCGCAGTGACGGCAAGGAAGCCAAAGCCGGTGGGAAGGTGGTAAAAAACGTTGCCGGTTATGACTTGATGAAACTATTTACAGGCTCCTATGGTAACCTGGGAATTATAACTGAAGTGACTTTCCGTCTCTATCCCCTACCAGAAGCCTCTAAAACTCTATTTCTTGCCGGTGATGAGGAAGGTATCCGCCGTCTGCAAAAAACTGTCTTACTGTCGGGATTAACCCCCACTGCCGCAGATATAGTCTCCTCCTTTTTGGTTGACAGTTTAGACTTACCTAAAGGGTTAGGATTAGCCATACGTTTCCAAAGTATCCCTGAAAGTGTTAAACAACAGGCAGAAAGAGTTAAACAATGGGGGGAGGAAATCAACCTGTCTGTAACCAGTTTTGAGGGAGAGACGGAAACCCATCTCTGGCAACAGTTGCAGCAGAAAATTTATCTAGGAGTAGAAAGTCAAAGAATCTGCTGTAAAATCGGCATCCTTCCCAGTGAGATAGTTAAATTTTTCTCCCAGTGGCAAGGGTATGGTTTAGTCAATATCAGTAGCGGTATAGGATACATCTCCCTGCCAGGAGAAACAACCACTAGCCAAATAAAACAACTGCGACAATTCTGTCAAGACAACGGCGGGTTTCTAACTATCCTCTCCGCCAAGGCATCCTTTAAACAACAAATAGACTGTTGGGGATATGTGGGTAACAGTCTTCCCCTCCAGCAGAGACTAAAGTCGGAATTCGACGCCGCCGGTGTTTTTGTCAACAGACTCTAA
- a CDS encoding MFS transporter, which translates to MALSRKNALTLIFLFGIISLLGDIIYEGARSVNGQYLNTLGVSAFVVGFVMGMGEFFGYFIRLFSGYIADRIGSYWFFVILGYGLLMSVPLLSISDFWAIAALLIILERIGKGLRSPAKDTLVSHGTKNIGTGLGFGILEFVDQIGAVIGPLVFTFLFISLQTPQKTTADYQRGYGLFWIPFLMLILILLFTFFRFKKLDKLQRLKANNSSPNIPKYFWIFLSFTFINTLGFVNFALIGYHLRSNQILPEGYIPFLYSVAMTVDAIFGIILGRLYDSLKLRNRHIYILLALPIITAITVSLGFSKTVVLTFPAICLWGGIMGAHETVMKAVVSDITSLSNRGTSFGIFHTIYGFATFLGGVIAGFLYDISVELMVGILILIELLAIPMFFALKSALKF; encoded by the coding sequence ATGGCCCTTAGTAGGAAAAATGCATTAACCCTAATCTTTTTGTTTGGGATTATAAGCCTCCTAGGCGACATTATCTACGAGGGAGCCAGAAGTGTCAATGGTCAGTATTTAAATACTCTTGGTGTCTCTGCATTTGTAGTGGGCTTTGTGATGGGGATGGGGGAATTTTTTGGTTACTTTATTAGGCTTTTTTCGGGTTATATCGCCGACAGAATTGGCTCCTATTGGTTTTTTGTTATTCTAGGTTATGGGCTATTAATGTCAGTACCTCTGTTATCTATATCTGATTTTTGGGCCATTGCGGCTCTTCTTATTATTCTGGAAAGAATAGGCAAAGGACTGAGAAGTCCGGCAAAGGATACACTGGTATCTCATGGTACTAAAAACATTGGCACTGGGCTAGGTTTTGGCATCTTAGAATTTGTAGACCAAATTGGTGCAGTTATAGGCCCACTGGTATTCACTTTTCTTTTCATCTCCCTTCAAACTCCTCAAAAGACCACTGCTGACTATCAAAGAGGCTATGGGTTATTCTGGATTCCCTTTTTAATGCTTATCCTGATTTTATTGTTTACCTTTTTCAGGTTTAAAAAGCTCGACAAACTACAGCGTTTGAAAGCCAATAATAGCTCTCCAAATATTCCAAAATATTTCTGGATATTCTTATCTTTCACCTTCATCAATACCCTTGGCTTTGTCAACTTTGCCCTCATAGGTTATCACCTGAGGTCCAACCAAATTTTGCCTGAAGGCTACATACCGTTTTTGTATTCGGTAGCCATGACAGTCGACGCAATTTTTGGAATAATACTTGGCAGGTTATATGACAGTTTAAAGCTACGAAATCGCCACATTTACATACTTCTAGCACTCCCCATTATAACAGCAATAACTGTGAGCCTGGGATTTTCAAAAACTGTTGTATTGACATTCCCAGCCATATGCCTGTGGGGGGGCATAATGGGGGCTCATGAAACTGTAATGAAGGCCGTGGTTTCAGATATAACTTCCCTTTCAAACCGGGGCACTAGCTTTGGAATTTTTCATACAATCTATGGCTTTGCCACTTTTTTGGGTGGAGTTATAGCCGGCTTTCTCTATGACATTTCAGTGGAATTGATGGTGGGGATATTAATCCTCATTGAGTTGTTGGCAATCCCCATGTTTTTTGCCTTGAAGAGTGCTTTAAAATTCTAG
- a CDS encoding acyl-CoA desaturase — MTVGTNVEKLAPAWHIIIYLGGIHLVALLVFLPSNFSWQAVGVAAFLYWLTGCIGITLGYHRLVSHRSFETPKWLEYFLVFCGTLACQSGPISWVGLHRIHHKYSDHPGDPHDSNKGFWWSHVGWMLVDNPANKLIPQYTKDIQNDPFYVFCEKYFIPIQVVLGLILYWWGGWPLVVWGIFFRLVWVFHVTWFVNSATHKFGYQSYESNDNSRNCWWVALLAFGEGWHNNHHAFQYSARHGLKWWEIDITWWTIKFLALLGLAKNIKLAPVLENK, encoded by the coding sequence ATGACAGTAGGAACAAATGTAGAAAAACTGGCACCCGCATGGCATATTATCATCTACCTGGGTGGCATTCACTTGGTGGCTTTACTAGTGTTTTTGCCAAGCAATTTTAGCTGGCAGGCAGTAGGCGTAGCAGCATTTTTGTACTGGCTAACGGGTTGTATAGGCATTACTCTAGGATATCACCGTTTGGTGTCACACCGCAGTTTTGAGACGCCAAAATGGCTAGAATATTTTTTAGTGTTTTGTGGTACACTGGCATGTCAGAGTGGTCCTATTTCCTGGGTAGGATTACATAGAATCCACCACAAGTATTCCGATCACCCTGGAGATCCTCATGATTCTAACAAAGGTTTTTGGTGGAGTCATGTAGGTTGGATGTTGGTGGATAATCCTGCTAATAAACTCATTCCCCAATATACGAAGGATATTCAAAATGATCCCTTTTATGTCTTCTGTGAAAAGTACTTTATTCCCATCCAGGTAGTGTTAGGTTTAATACTATACTGGTGGGGGGGATGGCCACTAGTTGTCTGGGGGATTTTCTTCCGTCTGGTGTGGGTATTTCACGTTACTTGGTTTGTCAACAGTGCAACTCACAAATTTGGCTATCAAAGCTACGAATCCAATGACAATTCTCGCAATTGTTGGTGGGTTGCCCTATTAGCCTTTGGAGAAGGTTGGCATAATAATCATCATGCTTTCCAGTATTCTGCCCGTCATGGATTAAAGTGGTGGGAAATTGATATTACCTGGTGGACTATAAAATTTTTGGCTTTATTGGGTTTGGCAAAAAACATTAAATTAGCACCGGTTTTAGAGAATAAATAA